A window of Arcobacter acticola genomic DNA:
ATTTTCAATTTCAATGGGAAGATAAACAAAACTGTTATGTATTGCTTTATCCTGAGGGAATGGTTCAACTAAATCAAAGTGCAGGGGAAATTTTGGCACTTTGTACGGGTGAAAATGATGATAAAAGTATAAATAAAATTTTATGTGAAAAATTTGAAGTTGAAGATTTAACACAAGATATACAAAGCTTTTTAGAAGAAGCAAAAAATAGAAATTGGATATGTTATGAATAATGAAATAAAACCACCTTTATGGATACTTTTAGAGTTAACTCACAAATGCCCCTTAGAGTGTGCATACTGTTATAATCAACTTGATTTTGCAAGTACAAAAGATGCAATGAGTAAAGAAGATTGGTTTAGAGTGATGGAGCAAGCAAGGGCTATGGGAGCTGTTCAATTAGGGATTTCTGGAGGTGAGCCTTTATTAAATAAAGATGTAGTTGAAATTGTAGAAAAAGCAAATCTTTTAAAATTTTATACAAACCTTATAACATCAGGTGTCGGTGCTCCTAAAGGAATAGTTGCTAAGTTAAAAGAAGCAGGACTTAAAACAGTTCAGTTGGGTATTCAATCTCATGATAGAGATACTATGACTTTAATTACAAATAATAAAAATTCATTTGATGAAAAAATGGCTTTTGCAAAAGAGGTGAAAGAAGCCGGACTTCAGCTGATTATAAATACTTGTATCACAAGACAAAACATTCATCAAGTGGGAGAAATAATTGAGCTTGCGGAAAAATTAGGAGCAAATTATTTAGAAATTGCTAATATTCAATATTATGGATGGGCATTAAAAAATATTAATTCACTTTTACCATCTCAAGAACAAATCACAGAAGCCAGAAAAGTTACAAATTATTATAGAGAAAAAAGAAAAGATATGAAAGTATTTTTTGTTGTTCCTGATTATTTTGCTACTAGGCCAAAAGCCTGTATGAATGGTTGGGGAACTACATTTATAACTATAAATCCAGATGGAATTGCACTTCCTTGTAATACAGCAAATACACTGCCTCTTACATTTCCAAATGTAAAAGAGTTTAGCATTGAGCAAATATGGAATGAATCAACAGCTTTTAATTATTTTAGAGGAGATAGCTGGATGAAAGAACCATGTAGATCATGTGATGAAAAAGAGAAAGATTTTGGAGGATGTAGATGTCAAGCGTTTGCATTAACAGGTGATATGAATGCAGCTGATCCTGTATGTATAAAATCACCGCAACATGGAATTATAAATAAAAAAATAGAAGATAGTGTTGTTTTTGCTGATGATAAAATTCTTTATAGAAATAGAAAAAATTCTTTAACTTTTATGTAATGTAAATTTTAAAGGGTTTTACGCTCTTTCTTGTGTTGCTAATTTTAAACCTAATCCTATAAGAATCACTCCACTTGTTTTATTTATATATCTTAAAACCATAGGTCGTGACTTAATCCAAAGGGACAAAACTCCTGATATAAAACCAATTGGTGCTTTAATAAAAAAAGCTAATATTGCGTATGTAATTCCTAAAATAAAAAGTTGTAAAGATTGATTTCCTTC
This region includes:
- the pqqD gene encoding pyrroloquinoline quinone biosynthesis peptide chaperone PqqD — protein: MENLNKKIKLNPNFQFQWEDKQNCYVLLYPEGMVQLNQSAGEILALCTGENDDKSINKILCEKFEVEDLTQDIQSFLEEAKNRNWICYE
- the pqqE gene encoding pyrroloquinoline quinone biosynthesis protein PqqE; its protein translation is MNNEIKPPLWILLELTHKCPLECAYCYNQLDFASTKDAMSKEDWFRVMEQARAMGAVQLGISGGEPLLNKDVVEIVEKANLLKFYTNLITSGVGAPKGIVAKLKEAGLKTVQLGIQSHDRDTMTLITNNKNSFDEKMAFAKEVKEAGLQLIINTCITRQNIHQVGEIIELAEKLGANYLEIANIQYYGWALKNINSLLPSQEQITEARKVTNYYREKRKDMKVFFVVPDYFATRPKACMNGWGTTFITINPDGIALPCNTANTLPLTFPNVKEFSIEQIWNESTAFNYFRGDSWMKEPCRSCDEKEKDFGGCRCQAFALTGDMNAADPVCIKSPQHGIINKKIEDSVVFADDKILYRNRKNSLTFM